DNA from Hippoglossus hippoglossus isolate fHipHip1 chromosome 1, fHipHip1.pri, whole genome shotgun sequence:
CATCTTCAAGAGAAGCTGGAAAGaattaagaaattaaaacacatctgGTTGTTCTCAGACTATTACAAATCTTTGAAGACTATAATACTTTTATAGTTATATTTGttgaaaagttgttttcagGATAATATTCTTATATCAGAATATTTCTTATGGTTCAAGGTGGTACATGTATACCTTACATAAATAATACAGTTAATGATCAGAGAAAAGTAGACATCCTGGAAAACATCATTGACATTCATATTGACTTAGAGGTCAAATTATTTGGGTGTCGAGTGCTTGTTTACCTTTGTTAGGTGATACTCCCCATCTACCAGCTGCTCAATGATATCGAAGTGGTCCGTGTTTGGCACATCCTCCATGGTCACATTCAGTCCTGACGCCTCTAAAGTCTTTAGGGCAGAAAGTCACAGAGGTCATGACAGGAAGAAGTGAGGagatacatacacatatatcaAACATACCATTTTAAACATGCTAACTTGATgtttattcaaacatcaaatcaaacacaatttGTCACTTTGTTGATCAGCAGGAACCCTTAACTTCAACTGAGACTTTAATAATTTGTACCagtgaaaaaaggaaataactcTAACAAAAGGATTTAGggtttaaaaatgacaaaggaGTAAAATAATACGTGGCTATATGTGTGATacaatatgtgtgataaagtcACCCTTAATTCCTATGTAATATTTGTTCTACTATCCTAGAAATAATCTATCCTAATTATATATTATTCCATTTATCAGTAGTAAAAATATTAACAGCCCTTAATAATAAGGCACTTTATACTCCAGTATATTCTCTAACAGCAGCACTGACTTTGTAGTATTCTTCTGATTGCTTGCGAAACTCCGGCGAGTCGTTCTCAGCGACGGCCACAACAATGTGACAACTGGAGGACGAGAGTTTGAGCTGAGGGACCAGCTTGCTGGGGCTGTTCCTGACCGCCACCTCCCTGCACACAGGAGACACCCGGGGGACAGAGGAGTCAGACACTGACTGGCACGacggagcagcagaggacacacacacacacacacacacatacacacacacacacacacacacacacacacacacacacacacacacacacacacacacacacacacacagtctagtTGCACACAATCCTTTCCACATAACTGTCATGGCATTTATGGGTGCACACATAGAAATTATGGATTGCTGCAGGGTTTCTAAAACTTATCTCGAGTATGATCCAATTTTTAGATCTGAAATTTTCCAATAACTAAGCAGCTACATTTCTcaagttttttaaatatgaattaaaatgGGCTCAAAATGTAGTTTCCTGAAAAGATTATACGCGTCATagttacttttttcttttaatacaaAACGagtaaaatattcacattacaCTTGCTACTAAGAAGTATCTAACAAagaaatgtgtatatatatatatatatatatatatatatatatatggcacCATGCAGTGTCCAGGTTGACAAACTCTAGATTACTAAGAGTAATCTGGGTAAGTAGGAAAGGGCATGATGCGTTTACATGTTGTTAAAGTCTGATTACTGTAAAACCCTAGTCTATCTGGTCAGTAATCAGATTATACCCTTGCACCAATGTAGCATTGCACACTGTCGCACTCAAGATGGCTATAAAACAAGTATCAAAACCGATGGAGCAGAAACGCAGATATAAACCTTTCACACATTCCTTGTCAAAACCTGGTCCCTACATTTCCCACGATGCAACTCGACAGCTGACGGTTCAGTCAGAGAATTGAGAGTGTTATGCTAGCAGTGGCTGATCTAGCACTGAGCTGCATGCCACCATGAAGAGCAGGATACAGAGGTCTGGTAAAATCAGTGATATCACATGTAGCAACGTGTTTGACTTCACGAGGCTCCTTCTGGACCCACAACGGGCTTCATAAAAccaaaggaagtgcagtgttgaatttggtgtaATGTGGACACTAGATACGTTAAAAATTAATATACAAATgaacaggtgaccagcgctgTGTGGCAGCAGCGACTGGGACTCATTAACTTTTAGTGACATTgtcaatcacaacaacagcgtGTTCactaaaacaacagacaaatagcccattccaaacaggcaagTTTAGATCAGGCACTTTGCACTAGTACATGTTATTGCACTAAACGTTGCCATCTACATACTCTGTCATCTTCAGAGGCTCGTTGACGTAGGTGGACAGGATGGGCAGGAGGTCGTAGATGCCACTGACCAAGAAAGCCCCTGGAAGATAATTatgaaaacagttaaaaacagTAAATTGATAATGCAGCATGTGTCTCAACCTTGTATTTCTGTTTCCTTCCATTTAATTGTGGTGCTAATTGTAATAAGGTCAAGCATTGTCTACCGTATGTGTCACTCATCCCAGTTCACCTGGTCGTACTCACCTTTGATCTGAGGGGTGATGCTGTACTGTGACCAGTCAGTGGAGAGGACCATTGCAGCCAGGTGGGCCCCAGCAGAGTGTCCACACAGGTACAGACCACTGAGACAGATCAGATCAGAGatttcataaaacacaaactgcaacACAGAGGATTTATGATGGAAATGGTGACATTTTGGCTCTGTGTGAATGAAAGAAGAAGGGATAGAACAAATTGTATGATAGCATGATGCATTAAAACAATCTTAATTCAAACTGGGTGATGGTAACAGGGGAAAACCATTAAAAAGGTACCTGATGTGAGAGTACTGCTGAATGACGGACACAACACTCTTGCGTACTTGAGACACCATCAGGTCCATGTTACCTGAAAAGGAAAAGTAAGGCCACAGGCAGAGAGTTGACATTATCAGTTTATCCTCCTTAAATATTCCGTCTTTCCctgagaacagaaacaaactttaTCAGAAATGAAAAGATTCTACCTTTGGGGGCGATGTCGTAGCCAACGGCAACCACCACCACACCTTTATCGACGAGTGGAACAGCCATGAATCCTGACTCCTCCTTACTGTGCACAAAACATCAGCATGAAAAAGGGTTAGTGTACATCTATGTTAGAGTCAGAGGTTTCTGAAAGTGGAACACTGTACCTGAGAAACTGCCAGTAGCCGCCATGTATGTAAATAACAAGAGGGACATCTGGAACAGAGGGAATGACGCCTGTTAGTTCTCATGCTTGACATTAACTTCTAAATACTTGAAGATGATGGAGTGAGGTTTCCGTGTCATGACAGCCACTCCTGTCCGTACCCAAAGAGTTGGTTTTGGGTATGTAGACGTCcagtttctctccatctccctccccaTATGGCACGTTGAGTAAAGTTTGAGCCAGACCACGGGCTCGCTGTGTACCTGAACAGCACGTGGTATCAAAGCACAACATTATCAACATATGTACAATGAGACTATGTACATATTTGTCTTTTGCTACATTGTCTATACTCTATACTGTCTATACTGAAAGCCATCACTTTTTATACTTCTCTGCGTTTTAGATTATTGGAGGCAATGTTGCAAATTATTCTGAGTAACAGTGGATTTAAGAATGATCTTTCCACCAATGTGATTCAAGTTTTTTgatttttacctctgccaagaaggttattctttttttttgtatatttgttgcCAGGATTACAGACAAACTACCAGAgtgattttcaccaaacttgcTGGAGGGATGAGGCGTGAGAAGAACTAATTAAAATTTTTAGTGAGGATGCAGAATAAGTCCCAGATCCTGGATTTTTCCCCTGATGTTCTTTTTCTatgttttaagaaaaataatcattcagGTAATCAGacttttttatattctatatgcttttatatttctactagaatgtattttatctttataattTTGTACTATTTCTAGAACTAGACAACCATATGTAGGATTATGAACTTGGCAGAGATATGTGCTCAACTGAATGTCATTGTAGTTAGTTATTATATTCACCTCAGCATTTTTCTATGCCTTTGTTTTATCCAGAAACACTTTTCCATTAGTTGATTACTGTGCTGACTGATAATGAACAGAAACATCCCTGATAAAACTCTGGCTGGGGAGCTTTGTTGTATGTTGCATCTCTCAGACATCTCCCTGCAGTCAGACCTCTAATAAGGACTTAAGATACCTTCCAAAACTACTGAATGTATTCAAATTTGTATATAAATTTACATCTAGCATGACGA
Protein-coding regions in this window:
- the afmid gene encoding kynurenine formamidase, with the translated sequence MPHWTEMTKDELERQLAPSRWSHRMSADDVVKAHVKAVKEGTQRARGLAQTLLNVPYGEGDGEKLDVYIPKTNSLDVPLVIYIHGGYWQFLSKEESGFMAVPLVDKGVVVVAVGYDIAPKGNMDLMVSQVRKSVVSVIQQYSHISGLYLCGHSAGAHLAAMVLSTDWSQYSITPQIKGAFLVSGIYDLLPILSTYVNEPLKMTEEVAVRNSPSKLVPQLKLSSSSCHIVVAVAENDSPEFRKQSEEYYKTLEASGLNVTMEDVPNTDHFDIIEQLVDGEYHLTKLLLKMMGKS